ATATCAATATTTGTGATGTGCTCATAACCATCTTTGACCATATCCTCGGACATAACTGTAAAATATGACAGTATCCTTCTCCTTGTAAGTTTCTCCGAAAAATATGAATTCAATAGTTCACATATGATAAATTTCATTCAAGCAAGATGGCATGGCATATGATAAGATACCGAGATAAGCCTATGAATAGCTCACAGTGAATTAATCAATAACTTGTTTCTAGCAACGTTTAAATCCCGGACAGTGGTGGTGTCTCAAGAATGGTCCCAAAATCTATAGCATGATAGCCATTGTTTTGAATTTCTTTCATGGTTTACATCTTTTTTATGGGCAAATAGTTTGCACTCTGTATACTACATACAAATAAAttcttacaaagaaaaaaaaaatcaaagttaatgactttcataatttaaaataaagtgcCATGGGTGCCTTAAACAAAAATACAagtaaaatactataaaaaaaaatcagatacAAATTTCCTAGGCTAGATTCATCAATCATCTTCAAAACTCAATTGGTCTTCTTTTATCGTTTTCACTAATTCTATAGCTTTTGATtcccatttttaaatttaaaatccaaaaaatagCCCCAAACAAAGGCCTCGGAGGAGGGCTTTTAGGAACCAGTACATACAGCCGCTATTGGTTTACTGTGGCTGCTACAGTTAGCCATTCCACCAAAGCGGGCAGGGGCCGCCCCGCCGCTATAGCGCACTATTTCATACCTCAGTTTCGAAAATAATGGAAATACAGCTCCGGTTCAAAACAGAGAGAGCTACGAACAAACTTAAATACGTATACGAGTAACAGAGAAAGAGAACTCCATCTTTTGCACTGATGAGAATGAAAACTAAACCAACCATCGCTATCCTCATTGCTGCAGTACAATTGCCTAAACTATGCTGCAACTCCCACACTGTAAAATCTCCTCTTTTTTCAGGGCAGTTATTTTCTTCCATAAATAATCTAACCAAAGCATCAAGCAATGACTTTTATTACACAACAGCAACACATTTACAGCATGCAAAGCAGCTTAATCCATCAAAGCTGCACATATTATGTGAACCACTACTTAAACTATACAAACTATACCGCAGCTTTCATTTCCAACCAAAGCCATTTCGAGTTTACTAACAAGATTCATCGTCCAAACTAATTGCCAAGGAATCCCTATTTATCCTCTCGTCCATCAGATGATCGTATCACTATCAAACTTCCAGAGCCTTGGCAATCAATGGCACAAACATgagctaaaaaaaattataatccatCAATCGGCAGCAGCTCTCTTCAAAAGTTTCttgagaatgaaaatttcttCTCCGTTTAGAGAAACAGGAAATAAACAGAAGGATGTgctattttaattaacaaaataagatCCAGCGTTTGCAAGAGAAAAACCCTAAAGTAGAAGCATAGTTGGTGAAGTTACAGcagagaaggaaagaggaaTCGAAATGGAATGATTGTATTGAGCTGTGTTGGAGTGAGAACAaagtgaagaaagagaaaggagaaagcttTACCAGCATTGCCGCAACCAACCATGAGAATCCTTGAAGAAAGAGGGATGAAATTGCGCACGAACGGTCTGAGAGCAGAATAACGCTGGTACCAATCGAAGGAACCACCCTCTTGGATGTAGCGCGCGTCCCAATACAGCGCGTCGCCGTAGTTGTAGGTGTTGCAGCTAGACACATCCCTATACATCTTCCAATCTTATCTTTCTGCAGTTCGAACAGTGAGCGCGTGTGAGTGAGTGACTGAGAAATCGGTTATAGTGGTTGGTTGGTGCGTGAGACTGTGTGGTGGGAATGGAACACGGCGGCgacaaaaccagattttcttctttttatttttttttattttttttatttttaaactatatatagaAATGAGACTTCAAAAAGTGTGGGCCTTTTCTTGTGGGCCTTCTCCTCTTGTGCAGGTACAGATCCTTATCCAGCATTCATTCCTTCACGATTCACTTCACCATGAAAGATCCAGTATATTCATTTCTAAATTTCTTATTCTCATGCATCTGCTACAGTGTgaggaaaaaattatttttaaaataagtttagtattcaataatcaaatatataatgtGTTGATATATGTGTGTGAGGGAGAACGAcgtttttgaattttatatttatacatttttctatgtaaaaaattatatagatataacttttaaaatagttattacaTAAATCAATAAAGTTATCATGTTAAATTATACTTACATATTACACAAAATACTTGGTTGGTTGAATTATTACATTTGTTCTGTATtgtctatttatatatatatatatatatatatatatatatatatatatatatatatatgtgtgtgtgtgtgtgtgtaatattgataaaacattcttttattattttttaaaaaactgttATTTGTAGTtcctttaacattttttttatggttaatGTATTTGTTATTCTAACTTTATTAACAGCAGTTATGCAAGTAAATAATcaaaaatttctaaaatgtgTTTTGTACGTataaagttaaagttaaactaCTATAcgataaataaaaacattattaactcgttttcaataaatatattaaaaaacacgGTTGTCTTTTaaacttttcattataaaataaacctgtgtttatttaagttatatttaatattatagaataaaaatacatatttatattttatactaatcttataaatacaattaataatttttcagtgacatttaatcatattttaatgtaTCATAAGTTTCTGATTCTAAATATCTGATatcaatatatttcatttattatttatttgaaatagcTCTTAATTGAggtatttttataaagaaaaaatagagaaaaaatattataataaaaaataaaacatgcgACTATAGAAGAAAAGAGGCTGAGAAAGTAGCAGGTAAGTGAACACCGCACCGCACCGCATTGTTTGCAGTCCAATGCAACGACCAGATGAGGAAGAAACGCTGTCACCGCTTCGTAAAAACCAGTTTTTTATtgatttcctttgttttttatgTACCGTTTCTGAGAATTGGAGCTGAAAGTTTTCACCATGAATGAAATGCAACAACAGCAAGAGAAAAAGATTGATGGAAAGGCAGAGGATTCAAGAAATGAGAACCGACCTCCATTGATGGCTCTGAACCACGTTTCAAGGCTGTGTAGAAATGTGAAGGAATCCATAGATTTCTACACAAAGGTGCTGGGATTTGTTCAGACCGAGAGACCCCAAGCTTTGGACTTCGAGGGTGCATGGTTGTTCAACTATGGAGTCGGTATCCACTTGGTGCAGTCGAAAGAAGAAGATCAGAGATTGCCTTCCGATGCTCAGCACTTAGATCCCCAGGACAACCAT
The Vigna angularis cultivar LongXiaoDou No.4 chromosome 5, ASM1680809v1, whole genome shotgun sequence genome window above contains:
- the LOC108340787 gene encoding glyoxylase I 4 encodes the protein MNEMQQQQEKKIDGKAEDSRNENRPPLMALNHVSRLCRNVKESIDFYTKVLGFVQTERPQALDFEGAWLFNYGVGIHLVQSKEEDQRLPSDAQHLDPQDNHISFQCEDLEAMEKKLKEMNVKFMKRSLEAEDGTKMDQIFFNDPDGFMVEICNCENLKLVPVESLSKIKIPMDRHTPPMETNQP